One Phocaeicola dorei genomic region harbors:
- a CDS encoding GNAT family N-acetyltransferase, with amino-acid sequence MNTPTIKTDRLILRKFLENDIEALFLILKDKEVNKFLPWYSLKDIEETKKFYAERYAAKYEQPQAYAYAICLKDDNFPIGYVKVDMEEHHDFGYGLRKEFWHRGIASEAGKAVVEQVKKDGLPYITATHDRNNPRSGNVMQACGMKYCYTYEELWQPKNFLVAFRMYQLNFTKGQDWIYQKYWEEHPNHFIEEL; translated from the coding sequence ATGAATACCCCCACAATAAAAACTGACAGATTGATTCTAAGGAAATTTCTGGAAAACGATATAGAGGCTCTTTTCCTTATTTTGAAAGACAAAGAAGTCAATAAGTTCCTTCCTTGGTATTCTCTAAAAGATATCGAAGAAACCAAAAAATTCTATGCGGAAAGGTATGCAGCCAAATATGAACAACCTCAAGCATACGCTTATGCCATTTGTCTGAAAGACGACAATTTTCCAATAGGATATGTTAAAGTTGATATGGAAGAGCACCATGATTTTGGTTATGGGCTCCGTAAAGAATTTTGGCACAGAGGTATCGCTTCGGAGGCTGGCAAGGCTGTTGTCGAACAAGTAAAGAAAGATGGATTACCGTACATTACTGCCACACATGACAGGAACAATCCAAGAAGCGGTAATGTAATGCAGGCTTGCGGTATGAAATACTGCTACACGTATGAGGAATTGTGGCAACCTAAGAATTTTTTGGTCGCATTCAGAATGTATCAACTGAACTTTACAAAAGGGCAGGATTGGATATACCAAAAATATTGGGAGGAACATCCTAACCATTTTATTGAAGAGTTGTAA
- a CDS encoding RNA polymerase sigma-70 factor, producing the protein MAAGTSHTTISIKLNEQGFHDIFNKYYVTLCLFANQYTENQETSADIVQDSFAKLWQIREDFFYLHQVKAFLYTAVRNKALNELEHSKVVYEYAQNVIEKKKDSFFHDAIVEEETYRIVSEAIDKLPDQMKAIMQLALEGKKNAEIADRLNISTETVHTLKKIAYKKLRENLKDYYYFLLFFI; encoded by the coding sequence GTGGCAGCTGGAACTTCTCATACAACTATAAGTATTAAGCTCAATGAGCAAGGGTTTCATGATATTTTCAATAAATATTATGTAACTCTATGCTTATTTGCCAATCAATATACAGAAAATCAAGAAACTTCAGCAGATATTGTACAAGATTCATTTGCCAAACTATGGCAAATAAGAGAAGATTTTTTTTATCTGCACCAAGTAAAAGCATTTTTATATACAGCTGTACGCAATAAAGCACTCAACGAACTGGAGCATTCAAAAGTAGTATATGAATACGCTCAAAATGTCATCGAAAAGAAAAAGGATTCCTTTTTTCACGATGCAATCGTTGAAGAGGAAACTTATCGTATCGTTTCTGAAGCCATAGATAAATTACCCGACCAAATGAAAGCCATTATGCAACTAGCTCTGGAAGGGAAAAAAAATGCAGAAATAGCAGACAGACTAAACATATCTACAGAAACAGTCCATACATTAAAGAAAATAGCCTACAAGAAACTCAGAGAGAACTTGAAAGACTACTATTACTTCCTCTTGTTCTTTATATAA
- a CDS encoding class I SAM-dependent methyltransferase has product MIEEKNYYGNLCTEMYEILHAEAPQDELNFYLSYAEKGKKILEPLCGSGRFLVPFVERGLDISGIDLSNEMLQKLKQKLPEAKVVQADIIKYSPREKFDYIFISSGSVSLFTDTDLCKQILCRIKEWLSPMGKFVFAVDTIANRCTDDNDYAIAVSVKTKENFELVLKSKNHYDEQSQTQLSPGIYEMYSDTKLIQSEFMDFQTHLYKYGEMEEYLKEVGFTQVKTYSSFDKEIAINDRCEMFLFECSL; this is encoded by the coding sequence ATGATTGAAGAGAAGAACTATTACGGAAACCTTTGTACAGAGATGTACGAAATCTTGCATGCAGAAGCACCGCAAGACGAATTGAATTTTTATCTTTCTTATGCTGAAAAAGGAAAAAAGATTTTAGAACCTTTATGCGGCAGTGGACGTTTTCTTGTTCCATTCGTGGAAAGAGGGCTTGATATAAGTGGCATAGACTTATCCAATGAAATGTTACAAAAGTTAAAACAGAAATTGCCTGAGGCAAAAGTCGTTCAAGCTGATATTATAAAATATTCTCCAAGAGAGAAGTTTGATTATATATTTATCAGCTCGGGCTCTGTGTCATTATTTACCGATACTGATTTGTGTAAACAAATCTTGTGCAGAATAAAAGAATGGTTGTCTCCAATGGGTAAGTTTGTATTTGCTGTTGATACAATCGCCAATAGATGTACAGATGACAATGATTATGCGATTGCGGTTTCTGTAAAGACAAAGGAGAATTTTGAACTGGTGTTAAAGTCGAAGAACCATTACGATGAACAAAGTCAGACCCAGCTCTCTCCCGGAATTTATGAAATGTATAGTGATACGAAATTGATTCAAAGCGAATTTATGGATTTCCAGACGCACCTTTATAAGTATGGTGAAATGGAAGAATATTTGAAAGAAGTCGGGTTTACTCAAGTCAAAACTTATTCTTCTTTTGACAAGGAAATAGCCATTAACGATCGATGTGAAATGTTTTTATTTGAATGCAGCTTATAA
- a CDS encoding FecR family protein, with the protein MIKQDFYIANLIARYLSEEITPEETIKLTTWREESTAHEILFKKICDEENQKQHFRQKTAFNPSSGWKEVEKRIKRNNNRSRYIKIVSYAAIILLPVLFVSISMKFTSPVSLSDKQFIAQSILPGESQAILTLEDGQTIHINKETESLLEKIDGARVHMDSTMLNYQVTSKTAKKNKPVYNKVETPRGGEYALLLSDGTKVHLNAMTSLRFPVTFDNGPRKVELEGEAYFEVCKTGQPFIVCTQGMQVEVLGTTFNISAYPQEEYQTTLVNGSVKVNTETGESCILKPSQQATISLGNSSIQIRMVDAGFYTSWIKGKIHFKDQRLEDIMKILSRWYDMEVIFANEKIKDLRFGCNVDRYSEITPFVRLLEETQKVHVKVNNKTITFYN; encoded by the coding sequence ATGATAAAACAAGATTTCTATATAGCCAACCTCATAGCAAGGTATCTGTCGGAAGAAATAACCCCGGAAGAAACAATAAAACTAACTACTTGGAGAGAAGAATCTACAGCGCACGAGATTTTATTCAAGAAAATTTGTGATGAAGAAAACCAAAAGCAGCATTTCCGGCAAAAAACGGCATTCAATCCTTCATCCGGATGGAAAGAAGTGGAAAAACGAATCAAAAGAAATAATAACAGAAGCAGATATATCAAAATAGTAAGTTATGCCGCAATCATTCTGTTACCTGTCCTTTTTGTAAGTATTTCCATGAAATTCACCTCGCCCGTTTCTCTTTCGGACAAACAGTTCATCGCACAATCCATTCTACCTGGGGAATCCCAAGCTATTCTGACATTGGAGGACGGCCAGACAATCCATATAAATAAAGAAACAGAGAGTCTGCTTGAGAAAATAGACGGAGCCCGAGTCCACATGGACTCTACAATGCTGAATTACCAAGTAACATCAAAAACAGCTAAAAAAAACAAGCCTGTATATAATAAAGTGGAAACTCCACGAGGTGGAGAATATGCTCTATTGTTAAGTGATGGAACAAAAGTGCATCTGAACGCAATGACCAGTCTCCGCTTTCCTGTGACATTTGATAACGGTCCACGCAAAGTGGAACTGGAAGGCGAGGCCTATTTTGAAGTCTGCAAAACAGGGCAACCATTTATAGTATGCACTCAAGGCATGCAAGTAGAAGTGTTGGGAACCACATTCAACATCTCTGCTTATCCACAGGAAGAGTATCAGACAACTTTGGTAAACGGTTCTGTCAAAGTAAATACAGAAACAGGAGAAAGCTGTATTTTAAAGCCCTCCCAGCAAGCTACCATCAGCCTTGGAAACAGCAGCATACAGATACGCATGGTAGATGCCGGATTTTATACCTCATGGATAAAAGGAAAAATTCATTTCAAAGACCAGCGATTGGAAGATATCATGAAAATACTATCACGCTGGTATGACATGGAAGTAATTTTTGCCAATGAGAAAATAAAAGACCTACGCTTCGGATGCAATGTAGATCGGTATTCGGAAATCACTCCATTTGTACGTTTGTTGGAAGAGACTCAAAAAGTACACGTAAAAGTCAATAACAAAACAATCACATTCTATAACTAA